A segment of the Manis javanica isolate MJ-LG chromosome 17, MJ_LKY, whole genome shotgun sequence genome:
AAAGTTGGGTGATCAGCACCAGtggttccagaacattctcaccaccccaaaaggaaaccctgtgTTCATCGGCAGTTACTCCACATTCCACCACCCACAGCCCTACACAATCATCCATCTACTTTGTCTCTGCGGCTTCGCCTATTGCGGGCATTTTGTGCACATGGAATCCTACAACACATTTGTCTTTGCTGTCTGGCTTCTAGAACTTggcgtaatgttttcaaggttcatccacgttgcagcatgtgtcagggctccattcctttttatagctgagtaatattccctgGTGTGGACAGACCACCTTTTCTTGCTGCTTTCCTCCGCTGCTGGGCATTCGGGctgtttccacctcttggctgttgTAACTAGTGCTCCTCTGAACATTCCTGCTTTTTCATGGCCATATACTTGCAAATGTTTTTGGATATTTACCAAGgtgtgaaattgctggatcagaCAGCAACTCTAtcttgaactttttgaggaatttccagaCTGTCTTCcagagcagctgcaccatttcacaaCGTGTGAGGGCTCCAGTTTCCGCACTGTCTGGACCACACCGATTCCCTGCCTTTTTGGTCATTTCCACCCGAGTGGGTGTGAGATagtatctcactgttgtttgggtttccctgatgactaatggcTTTGAGCATCTTCCCGTAtggctgttggccatttgtacaatttctttggagaaatgtctattcaagttctttgcctGTTTCTTAACTGGATTGTTTACTTTTCAATTGTTGAATTGTAAGTGTCCTTTATATATTCCGGATACAAGTCACTTATCAGATtggtgatttgcaaatatattcttccatctcGTGGGTCCTAATTTGGACCCCACCACTTGATCTTGGGCCAGTCTGCTACCctgcctgtgcctcagtctcctcatctgtaaactggggacaGTGCCTTCGTTCCCTCACAGGTGTGCTGTGAGGCAAATGAGACTCTAAGTCCGGGGCCTGGTGCAGAGTTGGTGCTCAACCAGTGGCAGCTGTGGTCTTGACTGAGCCCCAGCTGTACATGCGAAGCCCCCGGGATGTGTCGGAGCCCCCTTCTGCTGCATATCAGCCTGTGAGGGCCTTGGTGCCGAGCAGACACCGGCCATGCACAGTCGTTGGCTCATCCAGCGGAAGTGGAAGGAAGgcgggagaaggagaaggagacgCAAGCCAAGGAAAGGAAGAGACGTGGATAGACCGAGATCCGGGATGGGGACAGACACAGAGGGAGGTAAAgacacagggagagagagaagcagagggaagggcGGGGTTTGAGGCACAGCAGGACCGGGGGCCTCGCAGGCAGCCTGGGCTCCATGCAGCAGAGGAGGTGGAGACATGGCCGTGGGCAGCGCAGCCCTGGGCCCGGTGAGGGTGAAACCTGGGCGGAGATGGTGTAGCCCCCAGGGCAGATGATGGGGTGAAGCTGAAGCTGGCGGGTGGGTGTGGGGGTCCCCTGTCCCGTGGGTGTGAGAAGTGCCCCAGGAGACAGGTCAGGGgtcccccctccctgccctgaggtgacacccaggcccaggccagggtgtgtgtgtgtgtgcgtgtgcgcacGTGTGTGTACACGCATGCCACATGCACTAGTAACTCAGCAAATAGCACcacacattatttattttttaagttctttattaTGAAATACAACACACATCCAGAAGAGAATGTAACACATAATGGGTAAGTAATCCAAGTATCTCTCCaaggatgaatagataaagaaaattagGTCTATCcattcagtggaatattattcagccttaaagaggaaggaaaatacaACACGTGCTGTAACACGGATGGACCTGGAGGCATCAGGCTAAATGTactaagccagtcacagaaacacAAACACTGCGTGACTCCATTTATACGAGGAACTTGGGGTAGCTAAGTTCATagacacagagcactggatgcCAGGGAGTGAGGACAGGCCTGGGAAGTCGGTGTTTAATGATTATAGAGGTTTGGTTGGGCAAGACAAATGAAGTTCTGTTGATGGATGGTGGCAACATTTGCACACCACAAATGCACTAAATGCCACAGCACTCTGCACTTAAAAACAGTTAACATAGCCAGTTTTACGTATCTCATGTATGTTACATAGTGAGTCTCTCCTTGAtggccatttgggttgtttccagcttgGAGTTGTCACAAACAGCATGGCTGTGGGCATTGCTGTCCGTGTCCCTGGTGGACGCCTGTGCCCATTTCTCACGGGCACACCCTGAGGTGAGGATGGCATACAGCCAAGCTCTTGTAGATACAAACAGCTCCCCAAAGGGTTTGTCCCAGTTTACCCTCCCACAGACGTGCAGGAGAACAGACCTGTTTCTGACCCTACACAgcatgggtgggggaggggaggcgtAGGCAGGGGACTGTGGGAAAgcaccccccactcccaccccggTGCACGGGTGCCGGAGCCGCCTCCCCTTCCAGGCTTCAAGCCACATCCCTCCAACCATTTCCCCGGCATTCTTTCCCACTTGCCTCTCACCAACGCCAGGCCTGGCCATTAGTGTCACCCAGCAGGCCTTGCTGACCCTATTCCTGGTGGCCTGGCACCACTCCTGCTTCTGTCTATTTGTGTGATGCTGTGCCAGCGGCATGACCCTGCTCAGCCTCAGCTTTCACGGTAGTCAGatgggtatttttaaaaagtagcatgctgattaaatgcactaaggccagtcCTCATTCAGGCAAGACACTATTTTATGTCAATTGCTTTACAAGGTTCATGGAGCACAGTGAAGCCCCTGCAGATTTTCCAGCAGCGGGCATAACTTTTTACAGTTCATGTGTGCATTGAGCATAACTTCTTTTCTTTACAACAGAGCTTAGTGGTCAAGAGTGTGGACCCTGGAACTCGGCTACCCAGGTTCCAATCCCAGCTCTCCAACCAACCTGCTGTGCCACATTAGAATACTTGCTTAATCTCTCTGGCCCACATTCTCCCCGTTTATCAGTGAGCATCAAAACATTACCTGTCTGTTGAGTTGGTGTGAGACTAAATGAGTTGATATGTGTAAAGGGTTTAGGACAGTGCCTGACATGTACTAAGTGAGtgtgaaaataataaaggaaaacctCACTAAAACGGAGGCCAGAAGGGGGAGCTCTCACTCCCGTCCCACATGATGTCAATGACCTCAAGGCCAGAATCCTcaccaggaaaaataatcaattaCAGCCTCAACAGGGAAAGGTGTGCACCATCTCCTACCAGAAATCAGCTACTTTGCTCGGTCCCCGAGACACCATACTCACTTTGAAATCTTGTTTTTCTCCAATGGACTTCCCTTCAAAACAACCCCTCTcaaattccctcttcttttccGTAAAATAGCATTCCTCTCCCTTGTTTGTGGACGAGCCTGTAGTTTTTGTTGTAGCTTGCTTGTCCCCAATTGGAATTCTCTGTTGTTCCTGAACAAATTCAGTTTTGCTggtaaaagaatttttatttttagggtcAACAGTTCTCAATGAATGTTAGTTGGTGTTTTATTACCTTGCGTGGTTGTCATGAGAATTACTTGCATTTCTAGGATAGTGTGTGACACTTAGTACATGCTCATGGGGAGATCAGATTTTGGTGGTAACTAGCAGTCCCTGCCACATTCCCCATATTGCCCCCTGAGCCTATAGGACAGGTATGGGGCCTTCTCTTGATCAAACACAGACACCACCATTCTAAGTATTCTAATGTGGCACAGCAGGTTGGTTGGAGAGCTGGGATGGTGGTTTAGAATATATCTACAAATTCTTTGACCCGCCTTCCTTCAGAAGGTGGAGACTAACTCCCGTTCCCTCGAAAGTGAGCCAGACCCAATGGCTTACTTCTAATGGATAGAATATGGTAGATGCAATAGTGTGTGACTCCTGAGACCAAGTCACCAAGGATACCGCTCCTTTCTCCTGACAGCTTGGGCCGACGTCATGAAACTCTGAGCCAGAACCGTCTAGGGAAGTCAGTTCTTGATTGCCGACCCACAGGAACTGTGAGATAACAAACACTTATTGTTGTTTTTAGACACTgtgttttggggtaatttgtcaCACTGCAATAGCTATCAGGACACTGCCCCAGCCTGGTGGCATGAGGGAGCCCCTCTGACAGGCTCATCTCCTCTCTGAGCCAGCCCCAGATTTGAGGGACAAACCGTCTCAGCTCTCAGTCCCCCAAGCTTAAAGAGGGCTTTGAGCtagtgtgatataatgagttataaggaacacatatttggtcattcttaTGGGCTTCACTCACAGTTCCTGAAAAGTCCTTAAgacagagtcttaaaggtgaaacaggtgttttgtcctgttaatgagagacttttggacccccacccaggggcagagctggaggctgaatcagccaatggccaatagtTTATTCAATCATGactgcaatgaagccctcacaaaaccctctGAGAAGAGCTTTTTGCTGTCTCTCTGCTTTGCTTGGCTAACAATGctcagttggatcctgcttcttggtcggGGAGAACTTCCAAGATTGGGGGACCAGACCACCTCCACGTGCCACTGAGccgggccccaagctccatggGGATAGAAGCTCCTGTATTCAGGACCTTGCCCCGTGTGTCTCATCATCTGGCTGTTGACTTgtctcctttattaaactggtaaatgtgttttcctgagttccgtgagccgctctagcaaattaattgaacctaagggggaggtcgtgggaacctccagtctgtagctggtaggtcagcagcacagggaactgcctggggcttgtgacctgCATCTGGAGttgttggggagggtgggcagtcttgtaggacagggcccttaacctgggaatccaGTGCTGTCTTTGGGCAGACAGCCTCAGagttgagttgagttcttggacaccctgctagtgttcaagaattgcttggtgtatgTGTGGggagaccccctcccacatacttacacacattggaatcaggtcgggtacctgaatgaagttacactactattactgctgtgtataatattgttactgttatacatatatgtagagaAAAAATACACCATCGTATGTGGTGTCAGAGATGtacatttggtgtcagagataCTGCAGCTGGTCATTCAAGTGGCTCACAAATTCCAGTTCTCCGTCCTTCCAGACACATGCAGGATGGCTCTTCTGCACTTTGCGAAGTGTGGGGTGGCCGTGTGACTCAAGTCGGCCAGCGAGCAGGCGTTATTTGTGGACAGAAACATTTAGGAATGAGTATGGCACAAGGGGAAAATACACTTGTTTGAAGCCACTGAGACACGAGGACCGTCTGCTAGAGTGGCGTGACCCGGCCCACCTGACTCATCCAGGCATTGTTCCTGTCCCCTCCCACTGCCCGACTCAGAAGCCCCCACATGCACATCCaaatctgttttttctctttctcaaatctctcccctccccagctcagAAGCCCTCCTCTTTCCCTTCTGCTTTTAATGACCTCAGtgcagaaaattaaataaatcagaATCTTTAGTTCATAAAACTTAGCAAAATAGCCAGCATTTAGATAGTGCTTGCTGTGTACTATTCTAAAATCTTTAtatgttttatgttatttaatCCTTGGGGCAACCCTGTAGTGCAGGAATTCTTGTTATCTTGTTTTACGAGGAGGcacctggggcacagagaggttacCTAATCTGCCTGAGGTCACCCCATACTTAAGCGGCAGAgcttaataaattaatttattcgAACTCAGACAGTCTGCTCCCAGAGGTACCCTTAACCTCTGGTTCACACGAAAGCCAgtggtacttttatttttttcttgtttattccaTTTTGTCCTCATCACCTACTCTTTTCCTTCCCTGACAGAGCCACCATTCTGTTGTTAATTGTGTTCTTTTGTTTGTAGGTGTAAttctggtgggggtggaggtgggggcggAAATAACTTCCCAGCTCAGGACAAATTACctctgaagccaaaatcagtcaaagggagataaACTGGAAGAAACCTGGTTACTGCTTATaaacagtcatccacttctgctcgccatGTCTCTCGCACCTGGCTGTAAAAacagaccccaccaaacctctctggtccatatAGACCCTCACTCTCTCCACCCTTGtagtcacctattgatatggagatgcactaagggcaggcgagagattctggaaatattggaaTTTTACCCCCAGTACATGTTCTTAaacctgtgtattttttttctgggatgtgtgaattttaaatttatatcagTGGTACTGGGTTGCCTCTCTCTGTTTCTTACTATTTTTACCAGATCCACACTTGTTGCTGTGTGCAAAGTCTACTCCACTGCTCCTCAGGGCTGTGGAATCCTCTGTCCTGGACACCCACAggcacctcctcctccccagtgATGGACACCAAGTTGCCTCTGACCCTGCCCCCACCATAAACAACACTGTGATGAACATCTTTGCCCCTGGTGGGTGAGTGTGAGCCTCTGCACCAAAGAGATTGGATTTGCCAGGCTGTGAAATCTGCAGATAACTTAATTAACCAAGTTTTACCAAATCGCACTTCAACATGGCTGCatcatcagagaaacagaaccggTTCTGCTTCCCGGTTCTTCCTGCATTACACCTGGACCGCAGCCACTGGGGTTTAGACGCTGAGGAATTTGCAGGCTTTGTTTCCAGCCCATTCTGACAACTCTTTCTTAGGGCAAATAAGAGCCCCAGGACTCGCTGTCTGTATGGGGCACGGTAATGGGGGACAAGGAATGGATGCCCAAGTTCATATTGTTAGAAAACAAcgtaaaacctaaatgtgatgtattcccaccaggaggtttaaaacattttaacagtaagatattaacaaaaggccacatggtggaagctgctcaggctaaGAGTTGGggtgggaattgataagggcctggctatacctggtTGAGTTTTTTAcacctaccaataagattaagacaaatgtaagggaaagataACTGGTTTAGGCGACGTCCGGGGAAGACAATGAGCCCtgcagtactcagccaatgaggaaccaggggagggacttgcagactaggagataaattattggcaccaaactccccaggggtgcctgcccaccagacacccgatcttgcaagaccgtcattaaagcctcgctctgctgttctctttctctccgtgtccacttagtgaatttggaccagtgagtgggttTCTCACAGTGTGACCCATCAGTAAGTCTGAGTCTCCTTCTGAGACGCGTCCCTAATCCCTGAGTTTCTGTCCCTCTTTACGGCTACCCAGCCCAGGCCACCGTCGTCTGAGAGCCTCTGTCACCTCTCCAGGCTTGCCGTCCTGCCTCCTGCAACCTCGGCACAGCAGCCACAGAGCTTGGAACCCTCCGCTAGTTCCCGTGGCAGCACTTGCCGTGCCGTGGCCTGGAGTCCAGACCGTGGCCCCAGCAGCCTCCTCTGGGTGGACTTCCCTGGCCGTCCCCCTAACGCCATCGGCCACACCCTGGTCACCCTTTAGGATTTGAGCCCCTGCCTTATCTTCCTCCCGTCACCTTGTGGTGGACGCAAGGGCTGCCGACCCGGTAGCCGCTCAtgcttcctcttcttttcccGCAGGAAGAATTTCCGCTTTCGTCAGGAGGCAGGAAACCTGGGCGAACATGCTGGTTTCCCCCGGTCCTGAGGAGACCTTGGATATGGGGATGACTGCGCCATATCGCTTCCCGCTGCCAGGGATCAGTTTAGAAAGAGCATGGGCCCCCGTCCTGACCAGTGGACCCGGAGGCCTTCTTCTGGAGACCGTTACAAGCCTCCCCGCTCTTAAAGAGGGAcacgaggagggagggaggaacgtGCTCTTTCCTGTGCCCTCTGGTGTGGACCTCGGGGCAGGAGGGGGGGATCCTCGTCCCTGCTGCGATCCGCATGCTGAGCTGGCCGCTGCTGGCAGACCCTGACTTCACCCCGGACACACTGGAACCCCCGTCATGTCCTGACTGCTGCTCACCACGCTGCTGACTCTTCTGTCCTTAGGGCCCAAAGCAATAGCTAAAGTCACCTCTTTGCTTATTTATTCCTGCTGCTCTCCTGCTCCTAAAATGTGAGCTTGCTGAGAGGAGCACCTGGGTCCCTCCTGTGTCGCTGTGGGCCCGCTGCATGGACCGGGTGCGGACACACACTGCGGCAGGCACCTCAGGGCCGGCTCCCGGGATGCACGAGGACGCGGCCCCTCCAGGGCGGAGACTCAGGAGCCTGGTGAGTGGCAGGAGCCCTAAAGCCTTTGCTGGCTCAACAGGCCAGAGAAGCCAGAAGACAGCTGCTTCAGAACAAAACTTAATAGTGTTTACAGAttgacatggaaaaaaaaaataacaatgagccAAGTCATTACAAGACTGTGGTATGAAGGCACAGGGCACACGTAAAGGGGCCGGGGCCTCTGGCACCAGCTGACAAGGATGTAACAGTGTCTGATGATGGCGCTTCTCACGCAGGTCTGCAAGCTGGGCTGgtcagtggggggcaggggaagtggggctggaggcagagggatgcCCTGGACTCCTCggggaggcagaagggagaggTGACTGGGCCCGAGGTCCTCATCCCAATGACGGGCTGCCTGACCCCGGCTCACGGCCCAAATCCCCCTGCAAGGGGCCCATGTCAGCCCCcgtctccccttcctcctccttctcctccttctcctcctcttccacctTAAAGGCCTTCGCTGGCCTCTCCTCCCCGACAGTTGTTTCCACTGGGTCTTCATTTCGGTGCCGCTTCATGTGGGCATAGTGAGTGCACATCTTGTCAAACACCCTGAAGAGTCAGCAGAGGACACGGGTCAGAGCAGGGGAAGCTGGGCTGAGGGCCCACGGGGACAGGGCAGGCTGTGTGGGTGCATCCGGGGACAGGGCTGGTGCCCACCTCTCACACTCCCCACAGGGAGCGCCTTGGCCCTGGACGCACCCCAGAGGCTCAGGGGTCTGCTTGGGAGCAGCATTTGGGCTGGTGTTGGCCACAGATTGTCCCCTGCAGCTCTCCGACTCTGTCTTCAACTCAGGGGTGGGATGGTGGTTGCGTCTCTTCTTAGGGCTGGCAGTGGCCTGCAGAAGGGGCAGAAATGACATCAGGGTGCCGACCTTCCACCCTTCTGAGGGAGATGCTTTCCCCTGTGGGGGACCCTTCCCCACCCCGACTGGGTGGCCAGTAGCTGTCCAGACCAGCACTGAACTCCAGTGAGACCGCCTTGCCCCAGAATCCCCTACCtttgtttctg
Coding sequences within it:
- the LOC140847129 gene encoding zinc finger protein 541-like, translating into MNERWKAGLCLTCPPSESRSLSFLLQVALETLLLSGPQKPPTHPLADYHYAGSAVWTPTEKELFNKAFQAHKNNFSLIHKMVQTKSVAQCVEYYYTWKKRVRFTTSSWAPGLKKSVKRKLAEADPTETKVGDSGARRSHWSSVLVWTATGHPVGVGKGPPQGKASPSEGWKVGTLMSFLPLLQATASPKKRRNHHPTPELKTESESCRGQSVANTSPNAAPKQTPEPLGCVQGQGAPCGECERVFDKMCTHYAHMKRHRNEDPVETTVGEERPAKAFKVEEEEKEEKEEEGETGADMGPLQGDLGREPGSGSPSLG